From Desulforhopalus sp., one genomic window encodes:
- a CDS encoding cytidylate kinase-like family protein gives MSIISISRGSYSRGKEVAEKLANALNYECISREIILEASEHFNIPELKLVRAIHDAPTILDRFSSGKERFITFFRAALLKHLQRDNVVFHGLGSHFFLQHFPHVLKVRISANLEDRVREEMIRENISAEEARMVLVNDDAERRKWGLQIFGQDTWNPQLYDMILHIGNMNVDQAVSIIFHAVQQPCFLSTPESLHMMADEALSAQVEATLAKTFPKVIVDSGNGDVFINVRGSRADEKNITEKVKRLVEKVEGVKTIQVNIVPFIVED, from the coding sequence ATGTCGATTATATCCATATCACGAGGCTCATATAGCAGAGGTAAGGAAGTTGCTGAAAAACTGGCCAATGCACTGAATTATGAGTGTATTTCGCGAGAGATCATCCTTGAAGCGTCAGAGCACTTTAATATTCCCGAACTCAAGCTAGTGCGAGCTATCCATGATGCGCCGACCATTTTGGATCGTTTTTCCTCGGGCAAGGAGCGATTTATAACCTTTTTCCGAGCAGCACTCCTCAAACATCTGCAGCGTGACAATGTAGTCTTTCATGGTTTGGGCAGCCATTTTTTTCTGCAACATTTTCCTCATGTCTTGAAAGTCAGAATAAGCGCAAACCTTGAGGATCGTGTCCGTGAAGAGATGATACGTGAAAACATCTCTGCCGAAGAAGCACGCATGGTACTGGTTAATGATGATGCGGAACGGCGCAAATGGGGCTTGCAGATTTTTGGGCAGGACACCTGGAATCCGCAACTCTATGACATGATCCTACATATAGGCAATATGAATGTTGATCAGGCTGTTTCTATTATTTTTCATGCTGTACAACAGCCCTGCTTTCTAAGCACCCCCGAGAGCCTCCATATGATGGCTGATGAGGCTTTATCTGCACAGGTGGAGGCTACTCTCGCGAAGACCTTTCCCAAGGTAATAGTTGATTCTGGAAACGGTGACGTGTTTATCAATGTTCGTGGCTCAAGGGCTGATGAAAAAAACATCACTGAGAAGGTCAAACGCCTGGTCGAAAAAGTTGAGGGGGTAAAAACCATTCAGGTCAACATTGTTCCTTTTATTGTTGAAGATTGA
- the sulP gene encoding sulfate permease, with protein MATRYNLTPQTSGTKSWRRKLFPFLRWWGFIGWDTLRADLLAGLTGAVIVLPQGVAFAMIAGLPPEYGLYTAIITPVVAALFGSSLHLISGPTTAISIVVFSTVSSFAEPGSAEYIRLVLTLTFLAGVYQLAFGLARLGTLVNFVSHSVVVGFTSGAAILIATSQLKHVLGLKLPGGHDFLEVWLHILGMLNQINFYVLIIAMVTLVSAVFFRAKMPRWPGMLFAMIIGSLLCLLLNGSQHGITLVGQMPARLPPLSMPDLSLVTVRKLAPDALAVALLGLIEALSIGRSIAAKSHQPIDGNQEFIGQGISNMIGCFFSSYAGSGSFTRSGINYQAGAITPLSAVFSALFLALLLLLVAPLTAYLPIAAMGGIILMVAYHLIDVHHIHTIIRTSKEETAVLLTTFLATLFLDLEFAIYIGVLLSLVLYLNRTAHPRIANLAPNSEVAGPPFIESESECSYLKVIRIDGALFFGAVNHVSEYLYNIDKSLLRKRNVLIIGCGINFIDVAGAELLAQEAQRRRSQRGGLYLCEFQPQAYNVLERGGYVDKIGKEHFFATQKEAITKIISEADQSICRSCKNHVFKQCPTIVEV; from the coding sequence ATGGCTACCAGATATAATTTAACACCCCAGACCAGCGGAACCAAATCCTGGCGACGCAAATTATTTCCCTTTCTTCGCTGGTGGGGCTTTATCGGCTGGGACACTTTAAGAGCTGACCTTCTAGCCGGACTGACCGGGGCAGTTATCGTCCTTCCACAAGGCGTGGCCTTTGCCATGATTGCCGGTCTACCCCCAGAATACGGCCTCTATACTGCAATTATCACCCCTGTAGTGGCTGCGCTTTTTGGATCTTCTCTGCATTTGATATCCGGACCGACAACCGCTATCTCTATCGTGGTCTTCAGCACCGTCAGTTCCTTTGCGGAACCGGGATCTGCCGAGTACATCCGGCTTGTTTTAACCTTGACCTTTCTGGCCGGGGTATATCAGTTGGCATTTGGTCTGGCCAGACTGGGGACGCTGGTCAACTTTGTTTCCCATTCGGTGGTTGTCGGTTTTACGTCAGGTGCAGCTATCCTTATTGCCACGAGTCAGCTTAAACATGTCCTCGGCCTCAAGTTGCCAGGTGGCCATGACTTTCTCGAAGTCTGGCTTCATATTCTTGGGATGTTGAATCAGATCAATTTTTATGTGCTGATTATAGCCATGGTCACGCTGGTCTCTGCCGTCTTTTTTCGGGCAAAAATGCCGCGGTGGCCCGGAATGCTATTTGCCATGATCATCGGCAGCCTGCTTTGCCTGCTTCTTAATGGCAGTCAGCACGGCATCACTCTTGTCGGCCAGATGCCGGCCAGATTGCCACCGCTGTCAATGCCGGACCTTTCTTTGGTAACCGTTCGTAAGCTGGCACCCGATGCACTGGCTGTAGCACTTCTAGGCCTCATTGAGGCCTTGTCCATAGGCAGATCGATTGCTGCCAAGTCCCACCAGCCTATTGACGGCAATCAGGAATTTATCGGACAAGGCATATCAAACATGATCGGTTGTTTTTTCTCCAGCTATGCCGGTTCAGGATCTTTCACCCGCTCCGGCATCAACTATCAGGCTGGTGCCATAACTCCTCTTTCTGCGGTGTTTTCAGCGCTTTTTCTGGCTCTGCTCCTCTTGCTTGTTGCACCACTGACCGCCTATTTACCCATTGCCGCCATGGGCGGAATCATCCTCATGGTAGCCTATCACCTGATTGATGTACATCATATCCATACGATAATAAGAACCAGCAAGGAGGAAACAGCGGTGCTGTTGACCACCTTTCTCGCCACCCTTTTCCTGGACCTGGAGTTTGCCATTTATATAGGAGTCCTGCTCTCCCTGGTCCTCTACCTGAACCGCACCGCACATCCGCGCATTGCCAATCTCGCCCCGAACTCTGAAGTCGCAGGTCCCCCTTTCATCGAATCAGAATCCGAGTGCTCGTATCTGAAGGTGATCCGTATCGATGGCGCGTTGTTTTTTGGTGCAGTCAATCATGTGAGTGAATATCTTTATAATATTGATAAAAGTCTGCTACGTAAACGGAATGTGCTGATTATTGGCTGTGGCATCAATTTCATAGACGTGGCCGGTGCTGAACTGCTTGCTCAGGAGGCACAACGTCGTCGGAGCCAGAGAGGAGGACTCTACCTTTGTGAATTTCAGCCTCAAGCCTATAATGTTCTGGAACGAGGCGGATACGTGGATAAAATCGGCAAGGAGCATTTCTTTGCCACTCAGAAAGAAGCAATCACCAAGATAATTTCTGAAGCAGATCAATCTATCTGCCGGAGTTGCAAAAATCATGTTTTTAAACAGTGCCCAACAATCGTTGAAGTATAG
- a CDS encoding cytidylate kinase-like family protein, whose product MAIITISRGSYSRGKEVAEGLAKRLGYECVSRDILLEACAEFSIPEIRLVKALHDAPSILERFSHGKERYISYFNSAFLNHVAKDNIVFHGLSGHFLLQDIAHAFKVRIIADIEARIAEEMRRENCSEQEARYLLTKDDEERRRWSMALYGKDTWNSSLYDMVLHINTLKVEDVVDVLHDVVRKGRFDATPESLTLLRQRTLMANIHAKVVDSSPHVTVAIDEGVVTLVNLDGNLKNDGQQRQNTAAMLIDTYGLKDVVFAKPVESKKDHINTFYNLDIK is encoded by the coding sequence ATGGCTATTATCACAATATCAAGAGGATCCTACAGCAGGGGCAAGGAAGTAGCGGAAGGGCTTGCAAAACGACTTGGATATGAATGTGTTTCTCGGGATATCCTATTGGAAGCCTGTGCGGAGTTTTCCATTCCAGAAATCAGGCTGGTTAAGGCCTTGCATGATGCACCGTCCATCCTGGAACGGTTCAGCCACGGCAAAGAACGGTATATTAGCTATTTTAATTCGGCTTTTCTCAATCATGTGGCCAAGGATAATATTGTCTTCCATGGACTGTCGGGCCATTTCCTGCTGCAAGATATTGCCCACGCCTTCAAGGTACGAATTATCGCTGATATTGAGGCTCGGATAGCAGAAGAGATGCGGCGGGAAAACTGTTCAGAGCAAGAGGCCCGCTATTTGTTGACCAAGGACGATGAGGAACGTCGTCGTTGGAGCATGGCACTGTACGGCAAAGATACCTGGAACAGTAGCCTGTATGATATGGTGCTGCATATCAACACCCTGAAAGTGGAGGATGTTGTGGATGTGTTGCATGATGTAGTGCGCAAGGGAAGATTCGATGCCACTCCGGAATCACTTACTCTCTTACGGCAGCGGACCCTTATGGCCAACATCCATGCGAAAGTTGTAGACTCTTCACCTCATGTAACGGTTGCCATCGACGAAGGGGTGGTGACGCTTGTCAATCTTGACGGCAACCTTAAAAATGATGGGCAACAACGCCAGAACACTGCGGCAATGCTGATAGATACCTATGGTCTGAAGGATGTTGTTTTTGCCAAGCCGGTCGAGAGCAAAAAAGATCATATCAATACCTTTTATAATCTCGATATCAAATAA
- a CDS encoding MFS transporter yields the protein MQKTRGIQYSKLGVISLAHMLNDLYSNYLPQLLPFLVVLHQGFTATRAAILVSTFSITSSFAQPFFGYFLDRQSKRWLLYVGTLWMAVMLSLTGIVESYWTIVLLAALAGLGTAAFHPQASTMVNVLSGDYKAVLLSAFVGFGNIGFALGPLLLVPLFQAYGLKATLVTVIPGIIVAFLLYFFSPRNALLTGASPDLAAVWISVKAARRELFAIISVIAIRSLSYTGMLTMLPLYFQSQNISNITASRLLTLMLFTGAVGGLMGGFISDYYGRKRLIVGSLVLSTPLFFIFFYTDGIVSIIFLALAGATLLSSFSVTVIATQEAIPDNKALAAGLSMGLAGGIGGLAVISIGWIADIWGLSSAVIVIFLLPVVAGLVALLMKSRPAARHQRNHA from the coding sequence ATGCAAAAAACACGAGGAATTCAGTATTCGAAACTAGGCGTCATTTCCTTAGCCCATATGCTTAATGATCTCTACAGCAATTATCTTCCCCAATTGCTTCCATTTTTGGTTGTATTGCATCAGGGATTTACAGCTACCAGAGCCGCGATCCTGGTCTCGACCTTCAGTATCACATCTTCGTTTGCCCAGCCATTTTTTGGCTATTTTCTGGACCGGCAAAGCAAGCGTTGGCTCTTGTATGTGGGGACTTTGTGGATGGCAGTCATGCTCAGCTTAACCGGAATTGTTGAAAGCTATTGGACGATCGTCCTTTTGGCGGCTTTGGCCGGACTTGGTACGGCTGCGTTTCATCCGCAGGCGTCAACCATGGTCAATGTATTGAGCGGAGATTACAAAGCTGTTCTGCTGTCAGCTTTCGTGGGGTTCGGCAATATCGGCTTTGCATTGGGACCGCTTCTGCTGGTGCCACTCTTTCAGGCCTATGGGTTGAAGGCAACTCTCGTTACCGTCATCCCCGGAATTATTGTCGCATTTTTGCTCTATTTCTTTTCGCCGCGAAATGCTCTATTAACAGGGGCATCCCCGGATCTTGCCGCAGTTTGGATCTCGGTAAAAGCGGCGCGACGGGAACTTTTCGCCATCATCAGCGTGATTGCCATTCGTTCCTTGTCATACACAGGGATGTTGACCATGTTGCCGCTATATTTTCAGTCTCAAAACATATCCAATATTACAGCGAGCCGGTTGCTGACCCTCATGCTGTTTACTGGGGCTGTCGGAGGTTTGATGGGCGGATTTATCTCTGACTATTACGGTCGAAAACGGTTGATTGTTGGATCGCTGGTCCTATCCACGCCATTATTCTTTATTTTTTTCTACACAGATGGAATTGTTAGCATTATTTTTCTGGCGCTGGCCGGAGCGACCCTGTTATCCAGCTTTTCGGTAACAGTGATTGCCACGCAGGAAGCCATTCCCGATAACAAAGCATTGGCGGCAGGACTGAGCATGGGGTTGGCTGGCGGGATCGGTGGGCTGGCAGTGATTTCTATCGGCTGGATTGCCGATATTTGGGGCCTTTCGTCGGCAGTGATTGTCATTTTTCTGCTGCCGGTGGTGGCCGGTCTGGTTGCTTTGCTGATGAAGAGCCGCCCAGCTGCTCGCCATCAGCGAAATCACGCGTGA
- a CDS encoding acyl-CoA thioesterase, producing MAGHKNDKFKLMQNNMTQNTTDAIYIQEFVIPESALDQNGHVNNVVFVQWMQDVAILHSESTGGNQATNSIGATWFVRSHNIEYLTPAFAGDHLILQTWVVDFRRATSLRRYRFIRKKDQKLLAKGETEWVFVDMKSGRPRTIPPEVQVTFPLIGKDDEPL from the coding sequence ATTGCAGGACACAAAAATGACAAGTTCAAATTAATGCAGAATAATATGACACAAAACACAACAGATGCAATTTACATCCAAGAATTCGTTATCCCCGAAAGCGCTCTGGACCAGAATGGACACGTTAACAATGTCGTCTTTGTCCAATGGATGCAGGATGTGGCCATTCTCCACTCGGAGTCAACCGGTGGAAATCAGGCGACGAATTCAATTGGTGCCACCTGGTTTGTTCGCTCCCATAATATAGAATACTTGACTCCAGCATTTGCCGGTGATCATTTGATTTTGCAAACTTGGGTAGTCGATTTTCGGCGAGCCACATCTCTTCGACGCTATCGATTCATACGAAAAAAAGACCAGAAGCTGCTCGCCAAAGGGGAAACTGAATGGGTTTTCGTGGATATGAAGAGCGGTCGACCTCGAACAATTCCACCCGAGGTCCAAGTAACTTTCCCACTCATTGGCAAAGATGATGAACCATTATAA
- the mprF gene encoding bifunctional lysylphosphatidylglycerol flippase/synthetase MprF — MTFSIPRSAILHRLLPLIALTLFVAALWVLHDALREFHYHQILEQLRTIPLPHVLAAVGLTALSYLLMTVYDHLAISYIRHPLDPRKVTLAAFISYAFSNTIGLSLLTSGSIRYRLYSAWGLTAQEIARIVTFTALTFWLGIGTVATVVFIAEPMAMPVIAHVPVHSTRLVGLIFAVLVLGYLVFVSLWRKPFRFLSWELPIPSLRLAGLQLLIGALDWILAGCVLFVLLPEQANLSFGQFLGIYLLAQVVALISHVPGGLGVFESIILLSAPQIPADALLGSIVIYRGVYYLLPLSLAALLLGGNELAEKKHLFKKTFRHVDQWLGIMVPYLLSVTTMISGAVLLFSGATPTIPGRLHWLYEILPLPVIELSHFLGSLIGVCLLLLARGLQRRIDAAYVFMAVFLGAGVCLSLLKGADYEEALLLSLMLAALLPCRRHFYRRSSLFQDSLSFGWIATVLLVLACSIWLGVFSYKHVDYSSEMWWQFALEGDAPRFLRATVGAAILLLLLTLARLMGPALKDPKPPGQDELNLARQIIGRSPLTLPNLALLGDKELLFDDQHTGFVMYGVEGRAWVALGDPVGPPEVARELAWQFREMVERQGGQTVFYEIDMSMLHVYLDMGLTLFKLGENASVPLTTFSLEGADRKGLRYTHRHLTKDGCHFEVLPSTDLPQLLPELRKISDDWLLDKHTREKRFSLGSFDEQYLLNFPVAIVKQQDKIVAFANLWMGANNQDLSFDLMRFGSLAPRGVMDFLFIGLMLWGKEQGYRSIDLGMAPLSGLDNRTFAPLWNRVGAVVFQHGEHFYNFEGLREYKEKFKPIWAPRYLACPGGLLALPRILVKISTLISGGIKGVVAK, encoded by the coding sequence ATGACATTTTCAATTCCACGCTCGGCGATCCTGCACCGCTTGCTTCCCCTGATTGCCCTGACCCTTTTCGTTGCGGCATTGTGGGTACTACATGATGCGCTCCGTGAGTTCCATTACCACCAGATCCTGGAACAGCTTCGCACCATCCCACTCCCCCATGTTCTGGCTGCCGTCGGGCTTACAGCTTTAAGCTATTTGCTCATGACCGTCTATGACCACTTGGCGATTTCTTATATTCGCCATCCACTGGACCCGCGCAAGGTAACTCTGGCCGCTTTTATCAGCTATGCCTTTAGTAACACCATAGGTTTATCTTTGCTGACCTCCGGATCAATCCGCTATCGCCTGTATTCGGCCTGGGGTTTAACCGCCCAAGAGATTGCCCGCATAGTTACCTTTACGGCGCTCACCTTCTGGCTTGGGATCGGCACGGTTGCGACTGTTGTGTTTATTGCCGAACCCATGGCCATGCCGGTTATAGCACACGTACCGGTACATTCGACCCGCCTGGTCGGGTTGATTTTTGCTGTGTTAGTGCTCGGCTATCTGGTTTTCGTCTCCTTATGGAGAAAGCCTTTCCGCTTCCTGAGCTGGGAACTGCCCATCCCCTCTCTGCGCCTTGCCGGGTTGCAGTTGCTGATCGGAGCCCTTGACTGGATTCTTGCCGGTTGCGTCCTTTTTGTCCTTCTCCCGGAACAGGCCAACCTGTCCTTTGGGCAGTTTCTCGGCATCTATCTCCTGGCCCAGGTTGTTGCCTTGATCAGTCATGTCCCAGGGGGCCTGGGGGTCTTTGAATCGATTATTCTGCTGTCGGCCCCACAAATCCCCGCCGATGCCCTGCTCGGCTCGATAGTCATCTACCGGGGCGTTTATTACCTGCTGCCCTTGTCTCTGGCGGCGCTCCTCCTGGGAGGCAACGAACTTGCTGAGAAAAAGCACCTGTTTAAAAAGACTTTCCGCCACGTGGACCAATGGCTGGGAATCATGGTGCCCTATCTGCTCTCGGTAACCACCATGATCAGCGGTGCGGTTCTCCTCTTCTCCGGGGCCACACCGACAATACCCGGTCGCCTGCACTGGCTCTACGAGATCCTGCCCTTGCCGGTTATCGAATTATCGCATTTCCTCGGTAGTCTCATTGGGGTATGTCTGCTGCTGCTGGCTCGGGGGCTGCAGCGGCGAATCGATGCGGCCTATGTCTTTATGGCGGTATTTCTCGGGGCCGGTGTCTGCCTCTCACTGCTCAAGGGCGCGGATTATGAGGAGGCCTTACTGCTTAGCCTGATGCTGGCGGCTTTATTGCCCTGTCGGAGACATTTTTACCGCCGCTCCTCGTTGTTCCAGGATTCCTTAAGCTTCGGCTGGATTGCCACGGTCCTGCTGGTTTTGGCCTGTTCCATCTGGCTGGGCGTCTTTTCCTACAAACATGTTGATTACTCTAGTGAAATGTGGTGGCAGTTCGCTTTGGAGGGGGATGCCCCCAGGTTTCTGCGAGCGACGGTGGGTGCCGCTATCCTCCTCTTACTCTTGACCTTGGCAAGACTCATGGGGCCGGCCCTCAAAGATCCCAAACCTCCGGGACAAGACGAGTTAAACCTGGCGCGACAGATTATCGGCCGGTCGCCGCTGACGCTGCCGAATCTTGCCCTGCTCGGCGACAAGGAACTACTGTTCGACGATCAGCATACGGGCTTTGTCATGTACGGAGTCGAGGGCCGCGCCTGGGTGGCCCTGGGGGATCCGGTTGGGCCACCGGAAGTCGCCCGGGAACTCGCCTGGCAATTTCGTGAAATGGTTGAGAGACAGGGCGGGCAGACGGTTTTCTATGAAATCGATATGTCAATGTTGCATGTATATCTGGATATGGGCCTGACCCTCTTTAAGCTTGGAGAGAACGCCAGTGTGCCGCTCACCACATTTTCTCTCGAAGGTGCGGACCGCAAAGGCCTGCGCTATACCCACCGGCATCTGACAAAAGACGGCTGCCACTTTGAAGTCCTCCCTTCCACCGACCTCCCGCAACTCCTGCCGGAATTACGCAAAATTTCCGATGACTGGCTGCTGGATAAACATACCCGTGAGAAACGCTTCTCTCTTGGCAGTTTTGATGAGCAATATCTCCTCAATTTTCCAGTTGCCATAGTAAAACAGCAGGACAAGATCGTCGCCTTTGCTAATCTCTGGATGGGAGCAAATAACCAAGATCTGTCGTTTGACCTCATGCGCTTTGGCTCTCTGGCCCCACGCGGAGTTATGGATTTTCTCTTTATCGGCTTAATGCTGTGGGGCAAGGAGCAGGGCTATCGGTCGATCGATCTCGGCATGGCGCCCCTCTCGGGTCTTGACAACCGCACTTTTGCCCCGCTGTGGAATCGGGTCGGAGCAGTTGTTTTCCAGCATGGGGAACATTTTTATAACTTTGAGGGATTACGTGAGTACAAAGAAAAATTCAAGCCGATCTGGGCGCCCCGCTACCTGGCCTGTCCCGGGGGTTTATTGGCATTACCGCGTATCCTGGTGAAAATTTCCACTTTGATCAGTGGCGGCATCAAAGGGGTAGTTGCCAAATAA
- a CDS encoding DUF1003 domain-containing protein produces MIPKDTVAAVNTGATATNHQRNHYFRFHLPHMHLASVFGDDWFALKAEAFARFFGTPFFIVVQTIIVAVWIGINAAGLTAFDVYPFILLNLAFSLQAAYAAPLILLAQTRQAERDKVHAEADAQHREALALASEQRQVLANQQTAQLMELLQQNTQLTEITKDLSLRIEALTKEIHGKFVGDVVGKTVQ; encoded by the coding sequence ATGATACCCAAAGATACCGTAGCTGCCGTCAATACAGGAGCAACCGCAACAAACCATCAGAGAAATCACTATTTCAGATTTCATCTGCCGCATATGCATTTGGCATCGGTATTCGGAGACGACTGGTTTGCCTTAAAGGCAGAAGCATTTGCAAGATTTTTTGGGACGCCGTTTTTTATTGTCGTGCAGACAATTATTGTTGCTGTCTGGATAGGAATCAATGCAGCGGGGCTGACAGCGTTTGACGTGTATCCATTTATCCTCTTAAATCTTGCCTTCAGCCTTCAGGCTGCCTATGCGGCGCCACTTATTCTCCTGGCGCAAACCCGACAAGCCGAACGGGACAAGGTGCACGCAGAGGCTGATGCACAGCATAGAGAGGCCTTGGCCTTGGCCAGTGAGCAACGTCAGGTCCTTGCCAATCAGCAGACCGCGCAGTTGATGGAGTTGTTGCAACAAAACACCCAGCTCACGGAAATTACAAAGGATTTGAGCCTGAGGATTGAGGCGCTTACCAAAGAGATCCACGGGAAATTTGTAGGCGATGTGGTCGGAAAAACTGTTCAATAG